In Corynebacterium frankenforstense DSM 45800, the DNA window AACAGCCCCTCCTTCGAGCCGAAGTAGTGGTGGATCAGCCCGGGGTTGACCCCGGCGGCCGCTCCGATCTCGCGTACCGTGACCGCGTCGAACGCGCGCCACGAGAACAGCGCGGCGGCCGCGTCGACGATCGCCGCGCGCGTGCGCTCGCCCTTCGTGGGCTGCGGGTTGCTTTCCGACGTCCCGTGCGCCATCTCAGGCGACCTTGCGCGGCATGGTGACGGCGGCGCCGAAGACGGCGACCACCGACAGCGCGAGCAGCCCGGCCATGCGCAGCCAGTCGCCGCCGTCGAGGCCGGACTCGGCTATGACGGTGTTGGCCACGTCGACCGCCCAGGTCATCGGCAGCACGTGCGCGACGGCCTCGAGCACGCCGGGCATCTGGTCGATCGGGACGAAGAGCCCGCACAGGAAGATCTGCGGGGCGACGAAGGCGGGCATGAACTGCACGGCCTGGAACTCGGTGCGCGCGAAGGCGCTGGCCATCAGCCCCAGGGTCACGCCGATCAGCGCGTCGAGCCCGGCGAGCAGGAGCAGCGCGCACCAGGAGCCCTCGAGCGGGACGTCGAAGGCGAAGCGCAGCAGCGCGGCGAGCACCGCGGCCTGAACCAGGGCCAGCCCGCCGAAGACGACCGCGTAGGAGCCGACGAGGTTGGCGCGGCTCAGCGGGGTGGTCAGCAGCCGCTCGAGGGTGCCCATCGTGCGCTCGCGCAGCATCGCCACCGAGGTGATGATGAACATCAGCACCATCGGCAGCACGGCCAGCATCACCGGGCCGACGCGGTCGAAGAGCGGGGCGCGCCCCGGCGGGACGGGCACGTCGACGAAGACGAAGTAGAGCAGCGTCAGCAGCGCGGCGGGCACCACGACGATCAGCGCCAGGGTCCGCGGGTCGTTTCTCATCTGCCGGGCGATGCGCCGGGTGGTGGCGAAGGCGTTCATCGGTTCCCCTCCTCGTCGTTCGTGCCCTCGTTCGTGCTGTCGTCCGTGCGCACGGCTCGCGCGTGCGGCGCGTCCGCTTCCCCGCCCGGGTACGCCTCCGGCCGCTTGACCAACTCGAGGAACGCGTCCTCCGCGC includes these proteins:
- a CDS encoding ABC transporter permease; this translates as MNAFATTRRIARQMRNDPRTLALIVVVPAALLTLLYFVFVDVPVPPGRAPLFDRVGPVMLAVLPMVLMFIITSVAMLRERTMGTLERLLTTPLSRANLVGSYAVVFGGLALVQAAVLAALLRFAFDVPLEGSWCALLLLAGLDALIGVTLGLMASAFARTEFQAVQFMPAFVAPQIFLCGLFVPIDQMPGVLEAVAHVLPMTWAVDVANTVIAESGLDGGDWLRMAGLLALSVVAVFGAAVTMPRKVA